The window ACGTGCGGCTGCTGCTGGACCCGAACGGGGCCTGGAGCGTGGCCGAGGCCGAGCGTCTGCTGCCCCGGTTCGCCGCGCTCGGGGTCGAGGCCGTCGAACAGCCGCTGCCGCCCGGTGACCCGGCTGCGCTGGGCGCCCTCGCCGAGAAGTCGCCGCTGCCCGTCATCGCCGACGAGGACGCGGTGAGTGTGGAGGACGTACGGCGGCTGGCCGGGCGCGTCCACGGCGTCAACGTCAAGCTCGCCAAGTGCGGGGGAGTCCGGGCAGCCCTGCGGATCGCGGAGTTGATCGAGGGCAGCGGGACGGAGCTGATGCTCGGCTGCCTCACCGCCAGCAGCCTCGGCATCGCGCCCGCCGTCCACCTGGCCGACCGGGCCCGCTGGGTCGACCTGGACGGGCATCTGCTGCTTGCGCACGACCCGTGGACGGGGATCGGCGGCGCGGACGGCACCGTACGCACAAGTGGCCTCCCTGGGCTGGGAGTCGAGGAGGTGACGGCGTATGAAGACGTGGCGTGAGATGCGGGGCTTCCCGGTCGCCGTCCAGCTCCTGCTCGTCAACCAGCTCGGCGTCAACACCGGCTTCTACCTGCTCATCCCGTACCTCGCCACCCACCTCGGCGAGAACCTGGGCATGTCGGCGGCGGTCGTCGGGATCGTCCTCGGCGTGCGGAATCTGAGCCAGCAGGGCCTGTTCATCATCGGCGGCTCGGCGTCGGACCGGCTCGGGGCGCGCGGCGTCATCATCGCCGGGTGCGCCCTGCGGACCGTCGGCTTCGGGCTGTTCGCGCTCGGCGACGGGCTGCCGGTGCTGCTGGCCGCGTCCGTGCTCAGCGGGCTCGCGGGGGCGCTGTTCAACCCGGCCGTGCGGGCGTATCTGGCGCAGGAGGCGGGGGAGCGGAAGGCGGAGGTGTTCGCGCTGTTCAACGTCTTCGCGACCACCGGCGCGCTCATCGGGCCGCTGCTGGGCAGCGCCCTGCTGCTCGTCGACTTCCGTACCTCCGCGCTGACCGCCGCCGGGATCTTCGCGGTGCTCACCGTGGCGCAGGCCCTCGTCCTGCCCGCGCGCAAGGTCGAGCCGAGCGGCAGCGGTGTCCTCGGGGACTGGCGCGAGGTGCTCGGCAACCGGGCCTTCCTGGCGTTCGCGCTCGCCATGGTCGGCATGTTCACCCTGGAGAACCAGCTCTACCTGCTGCTGCCCGACGGGGCCCGGGAGGCCACCGGCTGGGACGGCGCGGCGGGCATCGTCTTCCTCGTCGGTACGGTGGCCAACCTGGCGCTTCAGCTGAGAATCACCAGGCGCCTCAAGTCCCGTGGCGACAGGGCGCGTTGGATCGCCCTCGGCCTCGCGGTGATGGGGCTGGCCTTCCTGCCGCCGGCCCTGGTGGCGGGCGCGGGGTCTCCCGGCTGGCTCGACGCCGGGCCCGTGCTGCTCGGCGCGCTGCTGCTCTACCTCGGCGTCATGGTCGCCTCACCGTTCGTCATGGAGCTGATCCCGCGCTTCGGGCGGCCCGAGCTGACCGGCACCTACTTCGGGATCTTCTACGTCGTCTCCGGAATCGCCGCGGCCGTGGGCAACACCGTCGTCGGGTGGGCCATGGACGCGGGGGAGAGCGGGGGCCATGCGTGGCTTCCGTGGCTGTGCTGTGCCGCGTTCGGGCTGGCCTCGGCGGGCGGCGTGGCCTGGCTGCACCGGCGCGGGGCACTGCCCGGGGACCCGGTCCCGACGGCTCCTGCGCAGGCCGGAGAGAGGAGCACGGCGTGAGTGCGGTGCGCGAAGGAGGCGAGGCGGAGCGGGGCGTGGTCGACGGCCGGGAGAGCGGTGGTCGAGGCGCCGCCGTCACCGGGCCGGGCGTCCGGGAGGCGGGCGTGGCCGAGTGCTCGGTGCCGAGCGCGGTGGCGGGCTCGCGGACAGGTGTGGTGCGGGGCGTGGCCGCCGGGTTGGGTGGCCGGGAGGGGGATGTGGCCGTTGTGGCGGGGGGCGGGGAGGGCAGCGTCGATACCGGCGCGCCGACCGGCGGGTGGGCGAGCGGTGGTCGAGGCGCCGCCGTCACTGGGCCGGGCGTCCGGGAGGCGGGCGTGGCCGAGTGCTCGGTGCCGAGCGCGGTGGCGGGCTCGCGGACAGGTGTGGTGCGGGGCGTGGCGGCCGGGTTGGGTGGCCGGGAGGTGGATGTGGCCGTTGTGGCGGGGGGCGGGGAGGGCAGCGTCGATACCGGCGCGCCGACCGGCGGGTGGGCGAGCGGTGGTCGAGGCGCCGCCGTCACCGGGCCGGGCGTCCGGGAGGTGGATGTGGCCGTCGCGGCGGGGGGCGAGGAAGGCAGCGTCGATACCGGCGCGGCGACCGGCAGTCGCAACCTCCTCACCGACAATCCCGCCCTGTACGAGGCCCGCTTCCCCGACCCCGACCGGCTCGCCGGACGCTGGGCCGAGGACTGCCTGCGCCGCCACGGCGCCGGGCCGCGGGCCCTCGACATGGGCTGCGGCACCGGTCGCGACGCCGCGCACCTGCATGGCGCCGGCCGTACGGTGACCGGCGCCGACCTCTCCGAGGCGATGCTGGCGCACGCCCGCGTCCACCACCCGGGGCCGGCGTACGTCAGGGCCGACCTGCACGGCTTCGACCTGGGCCGGTCCGCCTTCGACGCGGTCGTCTGCCTGGACAGCTCCCTGCTGTACTGCCACACCAACGACCAGCTCGACGGCTTCCTCGCCTCCTGCCGCCGCGCCCTCGCACCGGGCGGGCTGCTGGTCGCGGAGATGCGCAACGGGGCGTACTTCCTGGGCCGTACGGACCTCCTCGACGCCCCGTCCGTCAACGCCTTCAGCTGGCAGGGCACCGCCTACCGGTCCACCACCACCCTGAGCGTCGACCGCACCGCCCAACTCCTGCGCCGTACCCGCGTATGGACGGCCGCCGACGGCGCCGACGGGGCACCGCCCGTCGAACAGCGCTCCGCCTGGCGGCTGCTGTTCCCGCAGGAGCTGCGCCACTTCCTCGCCGCGCACGGCTTCGAGGTCCTCGAACTGCACGACGGACCCGGGCCGCGGACCGAACCACCGTGGCGGCAGGGCGAGTTGCCCGGCGTCACCACCGACGCGGACCGACTGCACGTCGTCGCGCGCCTGCACACCATCTGAGCCGAAGCACCAGTAAGGACCAGTCATGTACGACGAACGATTTCCCGGCCTGCGCCGCCGCGGCTTCCTCGCCGCCACCTCGGGCGCTGCCGCCCTCGCCCTCGTCGGCTGCGGCAGCGGCACGGACGACAAGGCGGCCGGCGGCTCCGGCACCCCGAAGCGCGGCGGGCGGCTGCGTGCCGCGTTCGCCGGCGGCGGTGCGAGCGAGACCCTCGACCCGCACCTGGCCAACCTCTTCGCCGACGTCGCCCGCGCCAAGGCGCTCTTCGACAAGCTCGCCGACTACGGCGCCGACCTCGCAGCCCAGCCCCGCCTCGCCGAGAAGTGGGAGTCCAACAAGACCCTGGACCGCTGGCAGGTGACGCTGCGTCAGGCCACTTTCCATGACGGGAAGCCGGTCACCGCCAAGGACGTCCTGTACAGCTACCGCCGTATCGCCGACCCCAAGCAGGCGTTCCGTGCCAAGGCGTCCCTGGAGCCCATCGACCTCGACGCCAGCCGTGCCACCGGCGAGCGGAGCATCGAGTTCGTGCTGAAGCGGCCGACCGCCGAATTCCCCAACATCCTGGCCGCGTTCGGCGCGTACATCGTCCCGGAGAACGCCACCGAGTTCGACGCCAAGCCGATCGGCTCCGGCCCCTTCCGGTTCGTCTCCTTCGCCCCCGGCCGCTCCGCCGTCTTCCGCCGCAACGACGACTACTGGGAGGGCGCCCCGCTCCTCGACGAGGTCGAGTTCGTCGTCGCCAACGAGGAGTCCGCCCGTGTCAACGCCCTCCTCGGCGGCCAGGTCGAGTACGCGCACGAGCTCAACCCCACCACCGCCCGCGCCCACGAGGGCCGGGGCCAGATCGAGATCGTGCGGCTGCGCAACAGCGCCATGCAGGCCTTCTGCATGAAGACCGACCGGGCGCCCTTCGACGACAAGCGGGTCCGCGAGGCCTTCTTCCTGATCGCCGACCGCCAGGAACTCGTCGACG of the Streptomyces sp. T12 genome contains:
- a CDS encoding ABC transporter substrate-binding protein, whose amino-acid sequence is MYDERFPGLRRRGFLAATSGAAALALVGCGSGTDDKAAGGSGTPKRGGRLRAAFAGGGASETLDPHLANLFADVARAKALFDKLADYGADLAAQPRLAEKWESNKTLDRWQVTLRQATFHDGKPVTAKDVLYSYRRIADPKQAFRAKASLEPIDLDASRATGERSIEFVLKRPTAEFPNILAAFGAYIVPENATEFDAKPIGSGPFRFVSFAPGRSAVFRRNDDYWEGAPLLDEVEFVVANEESARVNALLGGQVEYAHELNPTTARAHEGRGQIEIVRLRNSAMQAFCMKTDRAPFDDKRVREAFFLIADRQELVDGALSGAGEVGNDLFGKGYEYYAADLPQREQDLDRARALLKKAGAEKLKVTLDTSAVAAGFTEAAGIFRDQAAKAGVTIDVKMGSKDSYWSDILDNGTLCCYRSGAMPIEAHLSQRLLTDSTTNATKWRHKDFDALYQQAQSTRDKTERAAVYERMQRRLYAEGGFLIWGFADWIIGTARTVKGVETKAPANTLDWARFDKVWLA
- a CDS encoding bifunctional 2-polyprenyl-6-hydroxyphenol methylase/3-demethylubiquinol 3-O-methyltransferase UbiG translates to MYEARFPDPDRLAGRWAEDCLRRHGAGPRALDMGCGTGRDAAHLHGAGRTVTGADLSEAMLAHARVHHPGPAYVRADLHGFDLGRSAFDAVVCLDSSLLYCHTNDQLDGFLASCRRALAPGGLLVAEMRNGAYFLGRTDLLDAPSVNAFSWQGTAYRSTTTLSVDRTAQLLRRTRVWTAADGADGAPPVEQRSAWRLLFPQELRHFLAAHGFEVLELHDGPGPRTEPPWRQGELPGVTTDADRLHVVARLHTI
- a CDS encoding MFS transporter; its protein translation is MKTWREMRGFPVAVQLLLVNQLGVNTGFYLLIPYLATHLGENLGMSAAVVGIVLGVRNLSQQGLFIIGGSASDRLGARGVIIAGCALRTVGFGLFALGDGLPVLLAASVLSGLAGALFNPAVRAYLAQEAGERKAEVFALFNVFATTGALIGPLLGSALLLVDFRTSALTAAGIFAVLTVAQALVLPARKVEPSGSGVLGDWREVLGNRAFLAFALAMVGMFTLENQLYLLLPDGAREATGWDGAAGIVFLVGTVANLALQLRITRRLKSRGDRARWIALGLAVMGLAFLPPALVAGAGSPGWLDAGPVLLGALLLYLGVMVASPFVMELIPRFGRPELTGTYFGIFYVVSGIAAAVGNTVVGWAMDAGESGGHAWLPWLCCAAFGLASAGGVAWLHRRGALPGDPVPTAPAQAGERSTA